One Mycolicibacterium sp. TUM20985 genomic window, GAGAGCGGTGGCCTCCGCCATCAGCAGCGCCACGTCGGCGTCGGTGGCCTCCGGTTTGAGAAGGGTGTGGTCGACCATCTTCGCCACGGCATCCCTCGACCAGACCATCAGAACGGTTCCTCGCTTCCGCCGGGATTGCATCCCGTCACCAGCATCGTGTCGGCGTCCACCACGGGTCGCCACGGTTCGAGGTTCCAGCTGGTCTTGCCCGGCCTCGCGAACTCGGCGTACGTCCAGTGACACATGAATTGTTCGCGCAGACCGGGGATGTCGGCGTCGGGCGCCAGTGTGAGCACCTCCGTCCACGCCTCCTGCCCCTGCGCGGTGTTGTGTACGGTTCCGGCGGCTACGCGACCCGCGGGGGTCGGATAGACGCGCAGGCTCGACATGTCACCCCAGTGGGCCCACTCGGTGTGATCGACGTAGGGCGGACCTGACGGGTCGGCCGCTGCGACGGGCGCCCCGCCCACCGCGGTCGCGGAGGCGACGAGTAGCGCCGCCGTCATGGCGGTGAGGAGGTTACGCATCCGTCTAACGCGACTTTCCTTGCACCTCAAGGATCTTCGGCCGGACGTCGACGAGGTAGATGCCGACCGCACATGCGGCGATGGCCGATCCGACCGGCGGCGGAAGGAAGACGCCCACCAGGCCCGTGCCGCCGAGGATCGCGAGCCAGATGGGCTTGCTCAGCTTCCCGGCCGCGGGGTAGGCGTCGGTGCGCTGGATCGCGGCGTGGACGAAGGCGTACAGCCCGACAAGCAGAACGCCCACCTGAATGGCGAAGAGGACGTAACTCGCCAGGTCCTGAAGCATCACGCTCCAAGC contains:
- a CDS encoding DUF2599 domain-containing protein; the protein is MRNLLTAMTAALLVASATAVGGAPVAAADPSGPPYVDHTEWAHWGDMSSLRVYPTPAGRVAAGTVHNTAQGQEAWTEVLTLAPDADIPGLREQFMCHWTYAEFARPGKTSWNLEPWRPVVDADTMLVTGCNPGGSEEPF
- a CDS encoding DUF2516 family protein, whose product is MLQDLASYVLFAIQVGVLLVGLYAFVHAAIQRTDAYPAAGKLSKPIWLAILGGTGLVGVFLPPPVGSAIAACAVGIYLVDVRPKILEVQGKSR